A region of [Bacteroides] pectinophilus DNA encodes the following proteins:
- a CDS encoding homoserine dehydrogenase: MVKVAILGYGTVGSGVVEVINTNGAAINKRAGQDIEIKYVLDLKDFPGDPIQSKIVHDINIILDDPEVNVVVEVMGGIEPAYTFVKEALARGKSVCTSNKALVAKHGAELLEIAKKNNLNFMFEASVGGGIPIIRPLNQSLTADEITQITGILNGTTNYMLTEMSRKGVKFDEALRDAQEKGYAERNPEADIEGYDACRKIAILTSLAFGSQVDFEDIYTEGITKITDTDFKYADKMGYAIKLLATSHKVDDVVYAMTAPFMISESHPLYSVNGVLNGIYINGNVLGDVMFFGAGAGKLPTASAVVSDIVDCAKHMGKNVMTVWSSTKLELGDISDFKRKFFVRVSGTVNDKLTEVKNAFGNVDVVMVDGLDNEFGFVTEVMSEKAFADAESKVEGVLNRIRIEG; this comes from the coding sequence ATGGTTAAAGTAGCAATTTTAGGTTATGGCACAGTTGGTTCAGGAGTTGTCGAGGTCATCAATACGAATGGGGCAGCTATTAATAAGAGAGCAGGTCAGGATATCGAGATAAAGTATGTGCTTGACCTTAAGGATTTCCCGGGTGACCCGATACAGAGCAAGATTGTGCATGACATTAATATAATTCTTGATGATCCGGAAGTTAATGTTGTTGTTGAGGTAATGGGCGGAATTGAGCCTGCGTATACATTTGTAAAAGAAGCACTTGCAAGAGGCAAGAGTGTATGTACATCTAATAAGGCACTTGTTGCAAAGCATGGTGCAGAACTTCTTGAGATAGCCAAGAAGAACAACCTTAACTTCATGTTTGAGGCCAGCGTTGGCGGCGGTATTCCGATTATCCGTCCTCTTAACCAGTCACTTACTGCGGATGAGATTACTCAGATAACAGGTATTCTTAATGGTACAACCAATTACATGCTTACAGAGATGTCGAGAAAGGGAGTTAAGTTTGATGAGGCTCTTAGGGATGCACAGGAGAAAGGATATGCAGAGCGTAATCCTGAGGCTGATATAGAAGGCTATGATGCGTGCCGTAAGATTGCAATTCTTACATCACTTGCATTTGGTTCACAGGTTGATTTTGAGGATATCTACACAGAAGGTATCACAAAGATTACGGATACGGATTTCAAATATGCAGATAAGATGGGATACGCAATCAAGCTTCTTGCTACAAGCCATAAGGTAGATGATGTTGTATATGCAATGACAGCACCGTTTATGATAAGTGAATCACATCCACTCTACAGCGTTAACGGAGTGCTTAACGGCATCTATATCAATGGCAATGTCCTTGGAGATGTAATGTTCTTCGGTGCAGGTGCAGGAAAGCTTCCTACAGCCAGTGCTGTTGTGTCGGATATCGTGGACTGCGCAAAGCATATGGGCAAGAATGTAATGACGGTATGGAGTTCAACTAAGCTTGAGCTTGGCGATATATCGGATTTCAAGAGAAAGTTCTTTGTAAGAGTTTCAGGAACAGTTAATGATAAGCTTACAGAGGTCAAGAATGCGTTCGGCAATGTAGATGTAGTAATGGTCGACGGACTTGATAATGAATTTGGATTTGTTACTGAGGTTATGAGCGAGAAGGCATTTGCAGATGCAGAGTCAAAGGTAGAAGGTGTTCTTAACAGAATCCGTATTGAGGGTTAA
- a CDS encoding ACT domain-containing protein, with translation MPEDIKYYVVKQKALPEVLLKVAKVNRLLENKKISIAEATEQVGISRSSYYKYKEDIFPFRDNVRGRTITFVLSMDDTPGLLSQVLGKVAEYKANILTIHQTIPINGVASLTLSVDILPITGDSSKMIEDIEQMEGVRYLKILSRE, from the coding sequence ATGCCAGAAGATATTAAATACTATGTTGTAAAGCAGAAGGCTCTGCCCGAGGTGCTGCTTAAAGTAGCCAAGGTTAACCGCCTGCTTGAGAATAAGAAGATTTCCATAGCTGAGGCAACTGAACAGGTTGGAATAAGCAGAAGTTCTTATTACAAATATAAAGAAGACATTTTTCCGTTCCGTGACAATGTGCGTGGAAGAACAATTACATTTGTCCTTTCGATGGATGATACACCGGGGCTGCTGTCACAAGTGCTCGGTAAGGTGGCGGAGTACAAAGCTAACATACTTACGATCCATCAGACAATACCGATTAACGGTGTTGCTTCACTTACACTCAGTGTTGATATCCTTCCGATCACCGGTGATTCTTCTAAGATGATAGAAGATATAGAGCAGATGGAAGGCGTAAGGTATCTTAAGATACTTTCAAGAGAGTAA
- the thiW gene encoding energy coupling factor transporter S component ThiW: MEGNQKLFKMVFLAFMVALGVVISPILRVEGMCPMAHFINVTCAVLMGPYWAFLCALLIGIIRMAVMGIPPLALTGAIFGAFLSGMFYRLSKGKLVWAFLGEVIGTGIIGAIISYPVMTFIWGRSGLTWFFYVPSFIAGTLIGGSIAFIFLRQLVKAGLLTKFQRALGSATYGNESDVKNNAIAIGLLGFIASLVTVVIVHNFVPNPSALVNNLKYIIAAVFIVIAAIYYALNFRKEAVQ, encoded by the coding sequence ATGGAAGGAAATCAGAAACTGTTCAAGATGGTATTTTTGGCCTTTATGGTCGCATTGGGTGTCGTCATATCGCCTATTCTGCGTGTTGAGGGAATGTGCCCGATGGCGCATTTTATAAACGTCACATGTGCTGTGCTTATGGGACCTTATTGGGCATTCCTTTGCGCACTTCTTATCGGTATAATAAGAATGGCTGTTATGGGAATCCCTCCTCTTGCTCTTACAGGTGCAATATTCGGTGCATTTCTTTCAGGAATGTTCTATCGTCTGTCCAAGGGTAAGCTTGTATGGGCTTTCCTCGGTGAAGTTATAGGAACAGGAATTATCGGCGCTATTATATCTTACCCTGTTATGACATTTATATGGGGACGTTCAGGACTGACATGGTTCTTCTATGTTCCGTCATTCATAGCGGGAACTCTTATCGGTGGAAGTATAGCTTTCATTTTCTTAAGACAGCTTGTAAAAGCCGGACTTCTCACCAAGTTCCAGAGAGCTCTCGGATCGGCTACATACGGCAATGAATCAGACGTAAAGAATAATGCAATTGCAATTGGATTACTGGGATTCATCGCAAGCCTTGTAACAGTTGTAATCGTTCACAATTTTGTACCAAATCCATCAGCACTGGTAAACAATCTCAAATATATAATAGCTGCTGTGTTCATAGTTATCGCCGCAATTTATTATGCCCTTAACTTCAGGAAGGAAGCAGTTCAGTAA
- the thiM gene encoding hydroxyethylthiazole kinase: MNFQNVDIKKIKEIREHTLSCAPLIHCITNPISINDCANTVLLTGAKPIMAEHPDEVAGITAIAGALAVNLGNITDARMKSIIIASQAAADKGIPVIIDMVGITCSTLRLNYAHNYLERFRPSIIKGNLAEIKALCNEAFECIGIDAVGDEDVTDSDCSIVCSLAAARHCVVMATGKTDIISDGINVWLIKNGSPKLPLITGTGCMLNVLTASFLPSAAPSDAAVTACIMLGVCGEIAERTAGSLLGSYHIALLDSLSSVTDSDLAQSARVIRSTAR; the protein is encoded by the coding sequence ATGAATTTTCAAAATGTTGACATTAAGAAAATAAAAGAAATAAGGGAGCACACGTTATCATGTGCTCCTCTTATTCATTGTATAACCAACCCGATATCTATTAATGATTGCGCCAATACGGTGCTTCTTACGGGTGCTAAGCCGATTATGGCAGAACATCCTGACGAAGTCGCCGGGATTACGGCAATCGCAGGTGCTCTCGCAGTGAATCTGGGCAATATAACCGACGCACGCATGAAGTCAATTATCATAGCATCGCAGGCTGCCGCAGATAAAGGCATTCCTGTAATTATCGACATGGTAGGAATTACATGCAGTACGTTAAGGCTTAATTATGCCCACAATTATCTTGAACGCTTCCGTCCATCAATAATAAAGGGAAATCTCGCCGAGATTAAGGCTTTGTGCAACGAGGCATTTGAATGTATAGGGATTGATGCCGTTGGTGATGAAGACGTGACAGATTCCGACTGCTCTATAGTATGTTCTCTGGCTGCCGCAAGACATTGCGTCGTAATGGCAACAGGAAAAACCGATATAATCTCTGACGGAATTAATGTATGGCTGATAAAAAACGGAAGCCCGAAGCTTCCGCTCATAACAGGAACCGGCTGTATGCTCAATGTCCTTACAGCGAGTTTTCTTCCGTCAGCAGCTCCCTCTGATGCAGCAGTTACGGCATGCATCATGCTCGGTGTGTGCGGAGAGATTGCCGAGAGAACTGCCGGCAGCTTGCTTGGCAGCTATCATATCGCACTGCTGGATTCACTTTCATCCGTAACTGACAGTGATTTAGCGCAGAGTGCACGTGTTATACGTTCAACAGCCCGCTGA
- a CDS encoding zinc dependent phospholipase C family protein: MAGTITHLVIADMLLKTMPEDILSCIHNRALFYCGNLAPDAIMAREGYVREMKKHTHFKDGIPEDELAKPENFRLYRSRFENFARHFLVDNHSNYELYLGYVTHMLADEIFILTVRDRHVEAFRREQAVPDYKEYFTMFGHDVDLNDWRLLRKYDFSCSILEAIQSENNYMIEGYITKEELIKSKNYIIDKNFKAPHKNEEPKVFTYEENYEFIQRAVERITRALCAKSLSVTDESESSSAI, from the coding sequence ATGGCTGGAACTATAACACATCTTGTTATTGCGGATATGCTGCTCAAGACGATGCCTGAGGACATATTATCGTGTATTCATAACAGGGCGCTTTTTTATTGCGGCAATCTTGCGCCGGATGCCATAATGGCAAGAGAAGGCTATGTAAGAGAGATGAAAAAGCATACGCATTTTAAAGACGGAATTCCAGAGGATGAACTTGCAAAACCTGAGAATTTCAGACTTTACAGAAGCAGGTTTGAGAATTTTGCAAGACATTTTCTTGTGGATAATCACAGCAATTATGAGCTGTATCTCGGCTATGTGACACATATGCTGGCGGATGAGATATTTATTCTTACTGTGCGTGACAGACATGTTGAAGCTTTCAGGCGTGAACAGGCTGTGCCTGATTACAAAGAATATTTTACAATGTTTGGACACGATGTAGATCTTAACGATTGGAGACTTTTGAGGAAATATGATTTTTCATGCAGCATCCTTGAAGCAATACAATCGGAAAATAATTACATGATAGAAGGATATATTACGAAAGAAGAACTGATAAAAAGCAAGAATTATATAATAGACAAAAATTTTAAAGCTCCCCATAAAAATGAGGAGCCAAAGGTGTTCACATATGAAGAAAATTATGAATTCATTCAGCGGGCTGTTGAACGTATAACACGTGCACTCTGCGCTAAATCACTGTCAGTTACGGATGAAAGTGAATCCAGCAGTGCGATATGA
- a CDS encoding thiamine phosphate synthase: protein MEELIMSDVVAVTNRHLCVRDYFEQIEVVASSGVNKIIVREKDLAPQEYKELFVRVRDICSVHKVKAIPHYFWREAAQCGSGAIHLPLDVLGECYDKQEFRQCRFDTIGTSVHSAEQALEACRFGASYVTAGHVFATDCKKGLTPRGLDFLKNICSICVPKGVQVYAIGGISPDNYRSALDAGASAVCMMSHMMRL from the coding sequence ATGGAAGAATTAATAATGAGTGATGTAGTGGCGGTTACTAACCGCCACTTGTGCGTTAGAGACTATTTTGAACAGATTGAGGTTGTTGCATCGAGTGGTGTGAATAAGATTATTGTGAGAGAAAAAGACCTTGCACCGCAGGAATACAAAGAGCTGTTTGTCCGTGTCAGGGATATATGCAGTGTGCACAAAGTTAAAGCAATACCGCACTATTTCTGGCGGGAGGCAGCACAATGCGGTTCTGGTGCCATACATCTGCCACTGGATGTGCTGGGAGAATGTTATGATAAACAGGAATTCAGGCAATGCCGGTTTGACACGATAGGCACATCCGTACATTCGGCAGAGCAGGCATTAGAGGCCTGCAGATTTGGTGCGTCGTATGTAACGGCAGGACATGTATTTGCAACAGACTGTAAAAAAGGGCTAACACCGCGTGGGCTGGATTTCCTTAAGAATATATGCAGCATATGTGTTCCAAAGGGAGTACAGGTGTATGCTATTGGCGGAATATCTCCTGATAATTACAGGAGTGCACTTGATGCCGGGGCATCGGCAGTGTGTATGATGTCACACATGATGAGGCTCTAG
- the malQ gene encoding 4-alpha-glucanotransferase, translating into MGRVQHFDRSAGILMPVSSLPSPYGIGTFGRAAYEFADFVAESGHSYWQVLPLGQTSYGDSPYQSFSAFAGNPYFIDLDMLTDEGLLEEGYASEFDWGDSEKYVDYGRLFESRYIVLDRAFQNFMSKCSSDGELSGRYEEFKKANHSWLDEYSLYMACKEHFGYVSWTEWDDDIRLRIPETVTKYAQQLADRIEFWNFCQYEFFEQWNRLKCYVNARGIQIIGDIPIYVAPDSADVWAHPDVFLLDGNLRPLKVAGVPPDAFTDLGQKWGNPIYNWDNLAADGFGWWKRRMQAQAALYDVIRIDHFLGIVKYYTIPPLNPDAKQGEYRQGPGRLLTDAINEAIGDKRIIAEDLGVEMPEVTGILKDNGYPGMKVLEFAFDGNRRNPHLPYNYTRDLVVYGGTHDNETLYGYFTEHSDDELKYAREYLDADTPEEMVRASFRAAYASVADTVIFQVQDILCLDNSARINTPSTMGGNWQWRLVKGQLTSEHARNMRHLAGIYGRINNE; encoded by the coding sequence ATGGGCAGAGTGCAGCATTTTGACAGAAGTGCAGGAATATTAATGCCTGTGAGTTCTCTTCCGTCACCGTACGGAATAGGAACTTTTGGCAGGGCGGCTTATGAATTTGCGGATTTTGTGGCAGAGAGCGGACATTCATACTGGCAGGTACTTCCTCTAGGACAGACGAGCTATGGTGACAGTCCGTATCAGTCTTTCTCTGCATTTGCAGGCAATCCATATTTTATTGATCTTGATATGCTTACAGATGAGGGGCTTCTTGAGGAAGGTTATGCGTCGGAATTTGACTGGGGTGACAGTGAGAAGTATGTTGATTACGGAAGGCTGTTTGAATCCAGATATATAGTTCTTGACCGGGCATTTCAGAACTTCATGTCAAAGTGCAGTTCGGATGGGGAACTTAGCGGCCGCTATGAGGAATTCAAGAAGGCTAACCATTCATGGCTGGATGAATATTCACTGTATATGGCATGCAAGGAACATTTTGGCTATGTCTCATGGACAGAATGGGATGATGATATAAGGCTCCGCATACCGGAGACTGTTACAAAGTATGCGCAGCAGCTGGCTGACAGAATTGAATTCTGGAATTTCTGCCAGTATGAGTTCTTTGAACAGTGGAACAGGTTAAAATGCTACGTTAACGCCAGAGGCATACAGATTATCGGTGACATACCGATATATGTCGCGCCGGACAGTGCAGATGTATGGGCACATCCGGATGTATTTCTTCTGGATGGGAACTTAAGGCCGCTCAAGGTTGCGGGCGTTCCGCCTGACGCATTCACGGATCTCGGACAGAAGTGGGGGAATCCGATATACAACTGGGATAATCTTGCTGCTGACGGGTTTGGATGGTGGAAGCGCAGGATGCAGGCGCAGGCGGCACTTTATGATGTGATAAGAATAGATCATTTTCTTGGCATTGTGAAGTATTACACGATTCCACCGCTTAACCCTGATGCTAAGCAGGGAGAATACAGGCAGGGACCGGGCAGGCTTCTTACTGATGCAATCAATGAGGCAATCGGTGACAAGAGAATAATTGCTGAGGATCTTGGTGTTGAGATGCCGGAGGTTACCGGCATCCTGAAGGATAACGGTTATCCGGGAATGAAGGTTCTTGAATTTGCATTTGACGGTAACAGAAGGAATCCGCATCTGCCGTATAACTATACAAGAGATCTGGTTGTATATGGCGGAACTCATGATAATGAGACACTGTATGGGTATTTTACGGAACATTCTGATGATGAACTTAAGTATGCACGGGAATATCTCGATGCAGACACGCCGGAAGAGATGGTCAGGGCAAGCTTCCGTGCAGCTTATGCAAGCGTAGCGGATACTGTTATATTCCAGGTTCAGGATATATTGTGCCTTGATAATTCAGCGAGAATCAATACTCCTTCAACTATGGGGGGTAACTGGCAATGGAGACTGGTCAAGGGACAGCTAACAAGTGAGCATGCCCGTAATATGAGACATCTGGCAGGTATTTATGGAAGAATTAATAATGAGTGA
- a CDS encoding chemotaxis protein CheW, whose protein sequence is MEINMASYVKPVVFKLGEEYYGVDINAVRGIEKEISIVPVPNSVAYIKGIINLRGEVIPVMNLKKKFNMKNDGVPGGNLIIVKVGEVSIALDVDEVNEIDDIAPENIVDMPSMIKTREVSYFDRVANVGGRLIVLIDIDYLLTQAEQEAVQSMTEELKK, encoded by the coding sequence ATGGAGATTAATATGGCATCTTATGTAAAACCTGTAGTATTTAAGCTAGGTGAGGAATATTATGGAGTAGATATCAATGCAGTAAGAGGAATAGAGAAGGAGATAAGTATAGTTCCTGTTCCTAATTCTGTTGCATATATTAAGGGGATTATCAACCTTAGAGGTGAGGTAATACCTGTAATGAACCTTAAGAAGAAGTTCAATATGAAGAATGACGGCGTACCGGGCGGTAATCTGATAATAGTTAAGGTCGGCGAGGTAAGCATTGCTCTTGATGTTGATGAAGTTAATGAGATTGATGACATTGCACCGGAGAATATAGTTGATATGCCTTCAATGATTAAGACCAGAGAGGTAAGTTATTTTGACCGTGTTGCCAATGTGGGAGGACGTCTTATAGTTCTTATCGACATAGATTATCTTCTTACACAGGCTGAGCAGGAAGCGGTTCAGAGCATGACAGAGGAGCTTAAGAAGTAA
- the prfB gene encoding peptide chain release factor 2 (programmed frameshift), whose translation MVELDQYRFKLSNYKKPLEEIRDSLDLANKQKRIEEIEADMEAPGFWDDADKSQEAMKELKSLKDSFEKYNELKQGMDDIETLIAMADEENDESLVPEVEEEFNVFEKKFDALRIGTLLSGEYDRDNAILTLHAGAGGTEACDWCQMLMRMYTRWAESKGYKTEVVDYLEGDEAGVKAVTIEIEGENAYGYLRSEHGIHRLVRISPFNAAGKRQTSFVSCDVMPDIEEDVDVEINDDDLRIDTYRSSGAGGQHINKTSSAIRITHLPTGIVVQCQNERSQHQNKDKAMQMLKAKLYLLKKQENAEKTSDIRGDVKDVNFGSQIRSYVLQPYTMVKDHRTNEEVGNAQSVLDGNIDPFITAYLKWQAVKADARE comes from the exons ATGGTAGAATTAGATCAGTACAGATTCAAACTTTCCAACTACAAGAAACCATTAGAAGAAATCAGGGATTCACTT GACCTCGCTAATAAGCAGAAGAGGATTGAAGAGATAGAAGCTGATATGGAAGCTCCCGGCTTCTGGGATGATGCAGATAAGTCACAGGAAGCAATGAAGGAGCTTAAGTCGCTTAAGGATTCGTTCGAAAAATATAACGAACTTAAGCAGGGGATGGATGACATAGAGACTCTTATAGCCATGGCTGATGAAGAGAATGATGAGTCACTTGTCCCTGAAGTTGAAGAAGAGTTCAATGTATTTGAGAAGAAGTTTGATGCATTAAGAATCGGAACGCTTCTTTCAGGCGAGTATGACAGGGATAATGCCATACTTACACTTCATGCGGGAGCCGGTGGTACAGAAGCATGCGACTGGTGCCAGATGCTTATGAGGATGTATACACGCTGGGCAGAGTCTAAGGGATATAAGACAGAAGTAGTAGATTATCTTGAAGGCGATGAAGCGGGTGTTAAGGCTGTGACGATTGAGATTGAAGGTGAGAACGCATATGGTTATCTCCGCTCAGAACATGGTATCCACAGACTTGTAAGAATATCTCCGTTCAATGCGGCAGGTAAGCGTCAGACATCATTTGTATCATGTGATGTTATGCCTGATATTGAGGAAGATGTGGATGTTGAGATTAATGATGATGATCTTAGAATTGATACATACAGGTCAAGCGGTGCCGGCGGACAGCATATTAATAAGACATCATCAGCTATAAGAATAACACATCTGCCTACAGGAATCGTTGTACAGTGCCAGAATGAGCGTTCACAGCATCAGAATAAGGATAAAGCCATGCAGATGCTGAAGGCTAAGCTGTATCTCCTTAAAAAGCAGGAGAATGCTGAGAAGACATCTGATATCCGTGGTGATGTCAAGGATGTTAATTTCGGAAGCCAGATACGAAGCTATGTGCTTCAACCATATACAATGGTTAAGGATCACAGAACGAATGAAGAGGTAGGCAATGCACAGAGCGTTCTTGATGGCAATATAGATCCTTTTATAACGGCATACCTTAAGTGGCAGGCTGTTAAGGCAGACGCACGTGAATAA
- the secA gene encoding preprotein translocase subunit SecA, translating into MGFVQKLFGTHSEHELKRITPIVDKIEALHDEYDALSDEQLKAKTQEFKARLAKGETLDDILPEAFATVRAAGKRVLGMEHYRVQLIGGIILHQGRIAEMRTGEGKTLVSTLPAYLNSLTGEGVMIVTVNDYLAKRDAEWMGQLHEFLGVSVGIVLHDSTQDERRAAYACDITYVTNNELGFDYLRDNMAIYKEQLVLRGLKYAVIDEVDSVLIDEARTPLIISGQGSKSTKLYEACDVLARQMERGTGDGELSKMDALMGEMKEEDGDFLVNEKDKIVNLTANGVAKVEKFFHLENYADPENLEIQHNIILALRAHNLMHRDKDYVVSEDGQILIVDEFTGRIMPGRRFSDGLHQAIEAKEHVKVQQESKTYATITFQNFFNKFEKKAGMTGTALTEEREFREIYNMDVVEIPTNKPVARVDLEDAVYKTKKEKFNAVVDSVIESYQKGQPVLVGTITIDTSEMLSEMLKKKGIPHNVLNAKYHELEAQIVAEAGRHKAVTIATNMAGRGTDIKLDDEARAAGGLKIIGTERHESRRIDNQLRGRSGRQGDPGESRFYISLEDDLMRLFGSEKLMGMFNAMGVPEGEQIEHKMLSNAIEKAQKKIETNNYGIRRNLLEYDQVMNEQREIIYGERMKVLNGESMRSSIIKMTTDFVEKAVDLNISGEHNQEEWDYKSLNEMLLPVIPIEPVKSDASVKTIDELKHVLKERAIKLYESKEAEFPEAEQLRELERVILLRVIDARWRDHIDDMEQLKQGIGLQAYGQRDPKVEYKMAGYDMFDAMTEGIAEDTVRLLMNVRIEHKVEREENTEKLTTNREEETSVRGPVRRTDKKIYPNDPCPCGSGKKYKNCCGRK; encoded by the coding sequence ATGGGATTTGTTCAGAAGTTATTTGGTACACACAGTGAGCACGAACTGAAGAGAATAACGCCTATAGTCGATAAGATTGAGGCTCTGCATGATGAATATGATGCACTTTCAGATGAGCAGCTTAAAGCTAAGACACAGGAATTTAAGGCGAGACTTGCCAAGGGAGAGACACTTGATGATATACTTCCGGAAGCATTTGCAACTGTAAGGGCAGCAGGCAAGAGGGTGCTTGGAATGGAGCACTACAGGGTACAGCTTATAGGTGGTATAATTCTCCATCAGGGACGTATAGCTGAGATGAGAACCGGTGAAGGTAAGACACTTGTTTCCACACTGCCTGCATATCTTAATTCACTTACAGGTGAGGGCGTAATGATTGTAACAGTCAATGATTACCTTGCCAAGCGAGATGCAGAGTGGATGGGGCAGCTTCATGAGTTCCTCGGTGTGAGCGTGGGTATTGTTCTTCATGACAGCACACAGGATGAGAGAAGAGCTGCATATGCATGTGATATTACATATGTAACCAATAATGAGCTTGGATTCGATTATCTTCGTGATAATATGGCTATATATAAGGAACAGCTTGTACTCAGGGGTCTTAAGTATGCTGTTATTGATGAGGTCGATTCGGTGCTTATTGATGAGGCAAGAACTCCGCTTATTATTTCAGGACAGGGTTCTAAGTCAACTAAGCTTTATGAGGCATGTGACGTCCTTGCAAGACAGATGGAGCGAGGCACTGGTGACGGTGAGCTTAGCAAGATGGATGCCCTTATGGGTGAGATGAAGGAAGAAGACGGCGATTTCCTTGTTAATGAGAAGGACAAGATTGTTAATCTTACGGCTAATGGTGTAGCCAAGGTTGAGAAGTTCTTCCACCTTGAGAACTATGCAGATCCTGAGAACCTTGAGATACAGCATAATATAATTCTCGCACTCCGTGCACATAATCTGATGCACAGAGATAAGGATTATGTTGTAAGTGAAGACGGACAGATTCTTATAGTAGATGAATTTACAGGACGTATCATGCCGGGAAGGCGTTTCTCAGACGGACTTCATCAGGCGATTGAGGCTAAGGAGCATGTTAAGGTACAGCAGGAGAGCAAGACATATGCAACCATTACATTCCAGAATTTCTTCAATAAGTTTGAGAAGAAGGCAGGTATGACAGGTACGGCTCTCACAGAGGAGCGTGAGTTCCGAGAGATTTATAACATGGACGTAGTAGAGATTCCTACTAATAAACCGGTTGCGCGTGTGGATCTCGAAGACGCTGTATATAAGACTAAGAAAGAGAAGTTTAACGCAGTAGTAGACTCGGTAATAGAGTCATACCAGAAGGGCCAGCCGGTACTTGTCGGTACTATTACAATTGATACATCAGAGATGTTAAGTGAGATGCTTAAGAAAAAAGGCATCCCTCATAATGTACTTAATGCCAAGTACCATGAGCTTGAGGCACAGATAGTTGCAGAGGCAGGACGCCATAAGGCGGTAACTATTGCAACTAATATGGCAGGACGTGGTACGGATATTAAGCTTGATGATGAGGCAAGAGCAGCCGGAGGTCTTAAGATTATCGGTACTGAGAGGCATGAGTCAAGACGTATTGATAACCAGCTCCGTGGACGTTCAGGACGTCAGGGAGATCCGGGTGAGTCAAGATTCTACATTTCACTTGAAGATGACCTTATGAGACTGTTTGGATCAGAGAAGCTTATGGGAATGTTCAATGCAATGGGCGTACCGGAAGGCGAGCAGATTGAGCATAAGATGCTCTCTAATGCCATTGAGAAGGCTCAGAAGAAGATTGAGACTAATAATTATGGTATCAGACGTAATCTTCTTGAATATGATCAGGTAATGAATGAGCAGCGAGAGATTATCTACGGCGAGAGAATGAAGGTTCTTAACGGTGAGAGCATGAGAAGCTCTATCATTAAGATGACAACAGATTTTGTTGAGAAGGCTGTGGACCTTAATATAAGCGGAGAACATAATCAGGAAGAGTGGGATTACAAGTCACTCAATGAGATGCTCCTCCCTGTAATTCCTATCGAACCTGTTAAGTCTGATGCATCAGTTAAGACTATAGATGAGCTCAAGCATGTCCTTAAGGAACGTGCAATTAAGCTTTACGAGAGTAAGGAAGCAGAGTTCCCGGAGGCTGAACAGCTCAGGGAGCTTGAGAGAGTTATTCTGCTTCGTGTAATTGACGCACGCTGGAGAGACCATATTGATGATATGGAACAGCTCAAGCAGGGTATTGGTCTTCAGGCATACGGACAGAGAGATCCTAAGGTTGAGTATAAGATGGCCGGATATGATATGTTTGATGCCATGACAGAAGGAATTGCAGAAGATACAGTAAGGCTTCTTATGAATGTAAGAATAGAGCACAAGGTAGAGCGCGAAGAGAACACAGAGAAGCTCACAACTAACCGTGAGGAAGAGACAAGCGTGCGCGGACCTGTAAGAAGAACGGATAAGAAGATTTATCCTAATGACCCATGTCCATGTGGCAGCGGTAAGAAGTATAAGAATTGTTGTGGAAGAAAGTAA